GTCGCGGATTGTATAATAATGTCGGTGTAGGTGTAATTCAGCTGTCCGGCATCAAAGGTATAACAGGCGTACCTGCCCGGGGGAAGTGCGCCGGCTTGTGCCGGTGCCGTCTCCTCCTGTTTCCCGCTCACCGCACTGCCGGCAGCACGCGGCCGCAAACGGTTCAGCTTGACCCACTCATCCCAGTTCGGGCCATAGCCGTCATATGAAACCAGGCAGGTGTCCAACGTATCGGGCCCCTGCCGGACGCTGCCGGGGTACCATTTCCCTCCTGACAGAATCTCAACCGGACTACCGGCACTGCAGAGTCCACGCTCACCGGCAGTTGCCGTGGCGGACGTCTTCTGCTGTGGCGGCAGTTGATACTGTTCCGACCAGAGTGGAGCAGCCTGCAGTGAGGGTGCTGAAACCAGAGCATACAGACATACCGTTGCGATCACCGTGCGATACATGACAGGTCTCCCGTTGGACAGCCTAAAGTAAAGTGCATGCTGCGAGAAATTACGCGCTGCATGAGCCCATAAGTGTAGCACACGCTGCCTGCCTGTCCAGTGTGCCATTTTGCTCGAAAATCTCCGCTGCCTTTGGTAGGCTGTGCCGTATCCGATGCTGCACTGAGGGGACTGATGCAACAACGAATCGTAGGAGCAGACACCGTCAGAATGCTGGAACTGGGGCATCCCTGGGTAATCGCCGACCACTTCACCAAACGCTGGCCCAAAGGCACTGCCGGCGACCTGGTACAGTTGGTCGACGAGCGCGGCAAAGCGCTGGCTACCGCGTTGCTGGACCCGGCGGACCGGGTGGTGGCGCGGGTGCTCTCCCGGAAGCCGGTGCAGCTTGACCGGCGCTGGCTGCTGGAGAGATTCCGGCATGCATTAATCCTACGGGAGCAGTACCTCGACCTGCTCGACACCGACGCCTACCGTCTGGTGAACGGCGAAGGGGACGGCCTCCCCGGCCTCACTGTGGACCGCTACGGCGACTACCTGATGGTGCAACTCTACTGCGAAGGCTGGCGACCGCATCTGAAGCTGCTGACCGCTGTATTGCAGGAGTTGTTGAATCCCAACGGTATTTACGAAAAGGCCCGTCCCCAGAATACCCGCGAACTGGAAGCGGTCAGCGATTCGAAATGCTATGGCAGGCTGCTGGCCGGCACCGCCGCGCCACGCCGCCTGGAGGTGCAGGAAAACGGCCTGACCTTTCTGGTTTCAATGGAAGAAGGGCTGAACACCGGTCTGTTTCTGGACCAACGGGAGAACCGCCGGGCACTGCTGCCCCGCATGGCGGGCAAACGGTTCCTGAACCTGTTTGCCTACACCGGCGCTTTTTCCGTGGCAGCCGCCGCAGCCGGAGCAGCCCAGGTGACCTCGGTGGATGTCTCGTCAGGCTATACCGACTGGAACCGAGCAAATTTCGAGGCCAACCGGCTCAACATCAAAAAGCACCGGTTCCTGGTGGGGGACTGCCTGGCCAAACTGGCGGAGTTGGCAGCGGCACGCGAACAGTTCGACGTCGTCCTGATGGACCCCCCTTCCTTTTCCACCACCGGTAAAGGGCGTTTCACCACCCGGGGCGGCACCAGCGATCTGGTGGCCGCCAGCCTGCCGCTTCTGCCGGAGGGGGGGCTGCTGATCTGCTCTTCCAACCACCAGAAGACCGATCTGGCCGACTACCTGAAGGAACTGCGCCGGGGAGCCCTGCAGGCAGGCTGTGACCTGCGGGTGATCGAACAGCGGGGCCAGCCGGCCGACTTCCCCTTTCCGGCCACCTTTCCGGAGGGGCGGTATCTGAAATACGTGCTCTGTGTAAAAACGGAATAGGGAGGGACGATATGGGATTCCTGTTCAACTGGCTGATCTCCGGTCTGGCCATTGTGATTGCCGCCTACCTGCTGCCCGGCATCCGGCTGAGCGGTTTCTTCGCGGCCCTGGTGACCGCCCTGGTGCTGGGGCTGATCAATGCCGTCATCAAGCCGGTGCTGCTGCTGCTGACCCTGCCGATCAACCTGCTGACCCTGGGGCTGTTCACCCTGGTGATCAACGCCTTGCTGGTCCTGCTGACCAGTAAAATCGTTCCCGGCTTCCAGGTGGACGGTTTCTGGTGGGCTCTTGCCTTCAGCGTGGTGCTGACCCTGGTCAACTTCGGGCTCAGCATCTTTAAGTCATAATGGTTGAGATCAACGAAGCCGATATTCAGGTCGAGTTCTACCGCGGTTCCGGCCCCGGCGGCCAGCACCGCAACACCACCGATTCGGCGGTACGGATCAGACACCTGCCCACCGGCATCGTGGTCCATGCTTCGGAAAGCAGGTCCCAGGCCCGCAACCGCGACGTGGCTCTGGAGCGGCTGCAGGCGGCCCTGGAACGGCGCAGCCGGGTGGTAAAGAAGCGAATTGCCACGAGGGTGTCGAAGGCCCAGAAGGAAAAGCGGCTGGCGGAAAAGCGGATGACGGCGGTGCGTAAGCGGCTGCGCCGGCCGGAGGAGTAACATACAAAAGGGCCCCGCTGTCGATGACAACGGGGCCCGTGCGTTGCTGCTCTCCGGAACCGGTTCTAGCGAACCTGCTGTACCTCAACGATCTCCGGAATCTGCTCCTTGATCGCCTTTTCAATCCCCATCTTGAGGGTCATGGTGGACATGGGGCAGGAACCGCAGGCACCCTGCAGCTTTACCTTGACGATGTTATCGGCCGTCACCTCCACCAGTTCAACATCACCGCCGTCACGCTGCAGCATGGGGCGGACCTGATCCAGCACTGCCTGTACCTTTTCAAGCATGGTACGTCTCCTTTGTGATACTCGGCGTTGTACACAACGCCGGATAAAGTGAACTTCCTTCTTTTCGTATAGCGTTTTTCAGCACAAAATGCACGGAGAAATCAGTTCGACAGCTCTTCCCACTGCTGGTACAACTGCTCAAGACGGGCCTGCAGGCTGCTGTGCCGCTCACCGGCCGCCAGCCCCCGTTCGGGATCGTCAAAGAAACCGGGACTGTTCATCTCCGCCTCAAGCGTACCGATCTCCTGCTCGACGCCGGCGATCTCCTGTTCAATGGCCTGCTGCTGCTTCTCCCGGGCCTGTTCTTCCCGCTTGCGCCGTTTCTGCTCCTCCCGGTCCCTGCTGCGCTCTTCCTTGTTCTGGGACGGC
The window above is part of the Trichlorobacter ammonificans genome. Proteins encoded here:
- a CDS encoding class I SAM-dependent rRNA methyltransferase gives rise to the protein MQQRIVGADTVRMLELGHPWVIADHFTKRWPKGTAGDLVQLVDERGKALATALLDPADRVVARVLSRKPVQLDRRWLLERFRHALILREQYLDLLDTDAYRLVNGEGDGLPGLTVDRYGDYLMVQLYCEGWRPHLKLLTAVLQELLNPNGIYEKARPQNTRELEAVSDSKCYGRLLAGTAAPRRLEVQENGLTFLVSMEEGLNTGLFLDQRENRRALLPRMAGKRFLNLFAYTGAFSVAAAAAGAAQVTSVDVSSGYTDWNRANFEANRLNIKKHRFLVGDCLAKLAELAAAREQFDVVLMDPPSFSTTGKGRFTTRGGTSDLVAASLPLLPEGGLLICSSNHQKTDLADYLKELRRGALQAGCDLRVIEQRGQPADFPFPATFPEGRYLKYVLCVKTE
- a CDS encoding phage holin family protein; this translates as MGFLFNWLISGLAIVIAAYLLPGIRLSGFFAALVTALVLGLINAVIKPVLLLLTLPINLLTLGLFTLVINALLVLLTSKIVPGFQVDGFWWALAFSVVLTLVNFGLSIFKS
- a CDS encoding NifU family protein, producing the protein MLEKVQAVLDQVRPMLQRDGGDVELVEVTADNIVKVKLQGACGSCPMSTMTLKMGIEKAIKEQIPEIVEVQQVR